Part of the Silurus meridionalis isolate SWU-2019-XX chromosome 29, ASM1480568v1, whole genome shotgun sequence genome, TCGGAGACCCTTCATCCTGGATATTGAATTGCTGGTTGGGTTTGCTGGACTCCAGCATCAGCTCGTAAAGCTGCCCGATCTGTTCGGCCTGAAAGTCTCTGAGCTGCTGCTCGGTCAGGTCAGCGCCAAAGACCAACTTTTCTCTTCCAGCCGCCTGTAGGACCTGCGTCTGTAGTGTGTCCCTGTAGTCCTGCAGCTCCAAAAAAGACATGGACATCAGAGAAGCGGAAAA contains:
- the sdhaf3 gene encoding succinate dehydrogenase assembly factor 3, mitochondrial, with protein sequence MSSPAHVSRVRALYKRILILHRFMPIDLKVLGDHYVKDEFRRHRSASPEQVQHFMKEWEDYRDTLQTQVLQAAGREKLVFGADLTEQQLRDFQAEQIGQLYELMLESSKPNQQFNIQDEGSPK